In one Paramormyrops kingsleyae isolate MSU_618 chromosome 18, PKINGS_0.4, whole genome shotgun sequence genomic region, the following are encoded:
- the rsph4a gene encoding radial spoke head protein 4 homolog A isoform X2, whose translation MMESPEEMLNNQKEQAARSLKAFMLTNSTKSNLNLYDHLARLLTKVMEERPENVVDVIEDLSREVKRAGLQNTQSTLRDIHVTTPPQVTAEQQKVLFSHKGGEDGTQEEQHCRFWGKILGTENSYLVAEVEFREGEEDEEDALDEAGEDEEREAEDSRGDEEEARTAEIISFPKSTYKPPPVVPKENNGTGANKFTYFVCREPGLPWVRLPPVTPAQVTVARKIRKFFTGRLDAPIVSYPPFPGNEANYLRAQIARISASTQASPLGFYQFVEEEGEEEEDSSRISFEENPDFEGIPVSELANSLSNWVHHVQYILPQGRCTWINLAEKPEEEEDPEEEKEEEPDEPEPEVGPPLLTPLSEDAEINNTPPWSCKVSSSIISKFAIAVLCSNLWPGAYAFACGKTFENIYIGWGSKFLAEGYNPPVPPPPQSEYPSGPDITEAADPSLEEEQALKAALEEQRESQEEMEDAEGDEDEEDDD comes from the exons ATGATGGAGTCGCCAGAGGAAATGTTAAATAATCAAAAGGAACAGGCAGCGAGATCCCTCAAAGCTTTCATGTTGACGAACAGCACGAAGAGTAATCTTAATCT ATATGATCACTTGGCCCGGTTGCTGACCAAGGTAATGGAGGAGCGTCCAGAGAACGTAGTAGATGTTATTGAGGACCTGAGTCGTGAGGTTAAGCGGGCGGGGCTGCAGAACACCCAGAGCACCTTGAGGGACATCCACGTCACCACTCCACCCCAGGTGACAGCCGAGCAGCAAAAGGTGCTGTTCTCTCACAAAGGCGGAGAAGATGGAACCCAAGAGGAACAG CACTGCAGGTTCTGGGGGAAGATCTTGGGCACAGAGAATAGCTACCTGGTGGCAGAGGTAGAATTCCGTGAAggggaggaggatgaggaggatgcCCTGGATGAAGCTGGTGAAGATGAGGAGAGAGAAGCAGAGGACAGCAGAGGGGACGAAGAGGAGGCCCGCACTGCTGAG ATCATATCCTTTCCAAAATCTACCTACAAGCCCCCACCTGTGGTTCCAAAGGAGAACAATGGAACAGGTGCCAATAAATTCACTTATTTCGTATGTAGAGAGCCGGGCCTGCCGTGGGTGAGATTGCCCCCTGTCACTCCTGCTCAAGTAACTGTCGCTCGCAAAATCCGCAAGTTCTTCACTGGAAGATTGGACGCCCCCATAGTCAGCTATCCCCCATTCCCCGGGAATGAAGCCAACTATCTGCGGGCCCAGATTGCCCGCATTTCAGCGAGCACACAAGCGAGCCCACTGGGGTTTTACCAGTTTGTGGAGGAGGAaggtgaagaggaagaggatTCCTCCCGAATCAGCTTCGAGGAGAATCCAGACTTTGAGGGAATCCCTGTTTCTGAGCTGGCAAACTCCCTGTCGAACTGGGTGCATCATGTCCAGTACATTCTGCCACAG GGTCGCTGTACTTGGATAAATCTGGCGGAGAAGCCTGAGGAAGAAGAGGACccagaggaggagaaggaggaagagCCAGATGAGCCAGAGCCAGAAGTGGGGCCGCCTCTCCTCACGCCGCTATCGGAGGATGCAG AGATCAACAACACCCCTCCCTGGAGCTGTAAGGTGTCCTCCAGCATTATCTCCAAGTTTGCCATCGCCGTGTTGTGCTCCAACCTTTGGCCGGGAGCCTATGCATTTGCTTGTGGGAA GACATTTGAAAACATATATATAGGTTGGGGCTCGAAGTTTTTAGCAGAAGGATATAATCcgccagtgccccccccaccccagtcggAGTACCCAAGTGGGCCGGACATCACGGAGGCTGCTGACCCCAGTTTGGAGGAGGAACAGGCTTTGAAGGCTGCGCTGGAAGAACAGAGGGAATCTCAGGAGGAGATGGAGGATGCTGAGGGagatgaagatgaagaggaTGATGACTGA
- the rsph4a gene encoding radial spoke head protein 4 homolog A isoform X1: protein MMESPEEMLNNQKEQAARSLKAFMLTNSTKSNLNLYDHLARLLTKVMEERPENVVDVIEDLSREVKRAGLQNTQSTLRDIHVTTPPQVTAEQQKVLFSHKGGEDGTQEEQMESPLPNVAELAFYLEQAGVGLGREETYRVFLALKQLVDTQPLQHCRFWGKILGTENSYLVAEVEFREGEEDEEDALDEAGEDEEREAEDSRGDEEEARTAEIISFPKSTYKPPPVVPKENNGTGANKFTYFVCREPGLPWVRLPPVTPAQVTVARKIRKFFTGRLDAPIVSYPPFPGNEANYLRAQIARISASTQASPLGFYQFVEEEGEEEEDSSRISFEENPDFEGIPVSELANSLSNWVHHVQYILPQGRCTWINLAEKPEEEEDPEEEKEEEPDEPEPEVGPPLLTPLSEDAEINNTPPWSCKVSSSIISKFAIAVLCSNLWPGAYAFACGKTFENIYIGWGSKFLAEGYNPPVPPPPQSEYPSGPDITEAADPSLEEEQALKAALEEQRESQEEMEDAEGDEDEEDDD, encoded by the exons ATGATGGAGTCGCCAGAGGAAATGTTAAATAATCAAAAGGAACAGGCAGCGAGATCCCTCAAAGCTTTCATGTTGACGAACAGCACGAAGAGTAATCTTAATCT ATATGATCACTTGGCCCGGTTGCTGACCAAGGTAATGGAGGAGCGTCCAGAGAACGTAGTAGATGTTATTGAGGACCTGAGTCGTGAGGTTAAGCGGGCGGGGCTGCAGAACACCCAGAGCACCTTGAGGGACATCCACGTCACCACTCCACCCCAGGTGACAGCCGAGCAGCAAAAGGTGCTGTTCTCTCACAAAGGCGGAGAAGATGGAACCCAAGAGGAACAG ATGGAGTCTCCTCTGCCCAATGTGGCAGAGCTGGCTTTTTACCTGGAGCAGGCTGGAGTGGGCCTGGGCAGGGAGGAGACATACCGGGTCTTCCTGGCACTCAAACAGCTGGTGGACACTCAGCCTCTTCAGCACTGCAGGTTCTGGGGGAAGATCTTGGGCACAGAGAATAGCTACCTGGTGGCAGAGGTAGAATTCCGTGAAggggaggaggatgaggaggatgcCCTGGATGAAGCTGGTGAAGATGAGGAGAGAGAAGCAGAGGACAGCAGAGGGGACGAAGAGGAGGCCCGCACTGCTGAG ATCATATCCTTTCCAAAATCTACCTACAAGCCCCCACCTGTGGTTCCAAAGGAGAACAATGGAACAGGTGCCAATAAATTCACTTATTTCGTATGTAGAGAGCCGGGCCTGCCGTGGGTGAGATTGCCCCCTGTCACTCCTGCTCAAGTAACTGTCGCTCGCAAAATCCGCAAGTTCTTCACTGGAAGATTGGACGCCCCCATAGTCAGCTATCCCCCATTCCCCGGGAATGAAGCCAACTATCTGCGGGCCCAGATTGCCCGCATTTCAGCGAGCACACAAGCGAGCCCACTGGGGTTTTACCAGTTTGTGGAGGAGGAaggtgaagaggaagaggatTCCTCCCGAATCAGCTTCGAGGAGAATCCAGACTTTGAGGGAATCCCTGTTTCTGAGCTGGCAAACTCCCTGTCGAACTGGGTGCATCATGTCCAGTACATTCTGCCACAG GGTCGCTGTACTTGGATAAATCTGGCGGAGAAGCCTGAGGAAGAAGAGGACccagaggaggagaaggaggaagagCCAGATGAGCCAGAGCCAGAAGTGGGGCCGCCTCTCCTCACGCCGCTATCGGAGGATGCAG AGATCAACAACACCCCTCCCTGGAGCTGTAAGGTGTCCTCCAGCATTATCTCCAAGTTTGCCATCGCCGTGTTGTGCTCCAACCTTTGGCCGGGAGCCTATGCATTTGCTTGTGGGAA GACATTTGAAAACATATATATAGGTTGGGGCTCGAAGTTTTTAGCAGAAGGATATAATCcgccagtgccccccccaccccagtcggAGTACCCAAGTGGGCCGGACATCACGGAGGCTGCTGACCCCAGTTTGGAGGAGGAACAGGCTTTGAAGGCTGCGCTGGAAGAACAGAGGGAATCTCAGGAGGAGATGGAGGATGCTGAGGGagatgaagatgaagaggaTGATGACTGA
- the LOC111837959 gene encoding synapse differentiation-inducing gene protein 1-like: MESPDELDQPLLSDKKNETSSGSGLLKVIMVKCEEAKMIPTPSWRRDRAPSELRQQQLLDARSLPCDTEALYPAGPAWGLTGSTGLHRNHCMETAFVDMGPGSTLERKLLEDGRDNHSIGYCTDEEDLVPSFEESSSDDYSDTETESSFSLVIPQDYLGLAVFAMLCCFWPLGIAAFYLSQKTNKASAQGDFQRASLASRQAFWLAVLSIIFGIITYVCAVATLVSYLSGKPP, from the exons ATGGAGAGTCCGGATGAGCTGGATCAGCCCCTACTGAGTGACAAAAAGAACGAAACCTCCAGCGGTAGCGGGTTACTTAAGGTCATCATGGTTAAGTGTGAGGAAGCCAAGATGATCCCCACTCCGTCCTGGAGGAGGGACCGCGCTCCGTCGGAGCTCCGTCAGCAGCAGCTGTTAGACGCACGCTCTCTGCCGTGCGACACGGAGGCCCTCTACCCCGCTGGCCCCGCGTGGGGGCTCACAGGCTCCACAGGACTACACAGAAATCACTGCATGGAGACAGCTTTTGTGGACATGGGTCCTGGGTCCACACTGGAAAGGAAACTGCTGGAGGATGGGAGGGATAACCACAGCATCGGCTACTGCACGGACGAGGAGGATCTGGTGCCATCTTTTGAG GAGTCCTCCAGTGATGACTACAGCGATACGGAGACTGAAAGCAGCTTCTCCCTCGTGATCCCTCAGGATTACCTGGGTCTGGCCGTCTTCGCCATGCTCTGCTGCTTTTGGCCACTAGGGATTGCTGCTTTCTACCTTTCACAGAAG ACAAACAAAGCCTCGGCACAGGGGGATTTCCAGAGAGCCAGCTTGGCCTCACGTCAGGCCTTCTGGCTGGCTGTACTGTCCATCATCTTTGGCATCATCACATACGTCTGTGCTGTCGCCACCCTCGTCTCCTACCTGTCGGGAAAGCCCCCTTAA
- the LOC111837928 gene encoding 2-oxoisovalerate dehydrogenase subunit alpha, mitochondrial-like, with amino-acid sequence MAALRGLYRTGLGALCRRKGYQGFGVTHYRPFRVNGALHQQPFDSLEEKPQFPGASAEFVDRLEFIQPNVISGIPVYRVMDRQGQIINQAEDPKLSKEIVLNCYKKMTLLNTMDRILYESQRQGRISFYMTNYGEEGTHVGSAAALEPNDIIFGQYREAGVLMYRGFPLDLFMAQCYANADDLGKGRQMPVHYGSKDLNFVTISSPLATQIPQAAGAAYAVKRENSNRVVICFFGEGAASEGDAHAGFNFSATLECPIIFFCRNNGYAISTPTNEQYRGDGIAARGPGYGMMSIRVDGNDVFAVYNATKEARRRAIAENQPFLIEAMTYRIGHHSTSDDSSAYRSVDEVNYWDKQDHPISRLRHYMTARGWWGEEEEKTWRKQSRKHVMEAFERAEKRHKPRLDLLFSDVYQEMTPNIEKQKEAMWNHLKHYKEQYPLDLYDK; translated from the exons ATGGCGGCTTTGCGGGGACTGTACAGAACCGGGCTCGGTGCGCTCTGCCGAAGAAAAGGCTACCAGGGCTTCGGAGTCACTCACTATCGGCCTTTCAGAGTTAAT GGAGCCCTTCATCAGCAGCCGTTTGACTCTCTGGAGGAGAAGCCGCAGTTTCCCGGAGCTTCGGCCGAGTTCGTCGATCGCCTGGAGTTCATTCAGCCCAATGTGATCTCTGGCATCCCCGTGTACAGGGTGATGGACAGACAGGGTCAGATTATCAACCAGGCCGAGGACCCCAAG CTCTCGAAAGAGATCGTGCTGAACTGCTATAAAAAGATGACGCTCCTGAACACGATGGACCGCATTCTGTATGAGTCTCAGCGGCAG GGCCGCATCTCGTTCTACATGACAAACTACGGTGAAGAGGGCACTCACGTCGGCAGCGCCGCAGCTCTCGAGCCTAACGACATCATCTTTGGCCAGTACAGAGAAGCAG GTGTGCTGATGTACCGTGGCTTCCCCCTGGACCTGTTCATGGCGCAGTGTTATGCCAACGCTGACGATCTGGGCAAAGGCCGCCAGATGCCTGTGCATTATGGCAGCAAAGACCTCAACTTTGTCACCATCTCGTCTCCTCTGGCCACCCAGATCCCCCAAG CGGCGGGGGCAGCCTACGCTGTGAAGAGAGAGAACTCCAACCGTGTCGTCATCTGCTTCTTTGGGGAGGGGGCGGCCAGTGAGGGAGATGCCCATGCAGGCTTCAACTTCTCCGCAACCTTGGAGTGTCCCATCATCTTCTTCTGCCGCAACAATGGCTATGCCATCTCCACCCCCACCAATGAGCAGTACCGGGGCGACGGCATTG CTGCCCGGGGCCCAGGGTACGGCATGATGTCCATCCGTGTCGATGGCAATGACGTGTTTGCCGTGTACAACGCCACTAAGGAGGCTCGCCGCAGGGCCATCGCAGAGAACCAGCCCTTCCTCATCGAAGCCATGACTTACAG GATCGGCCATCACAGCACCAGTGACGACAGCTCAGCCTACCGATCGGTAGACGAAGTCAACTACTGGGACAAGCAGGACCACCCCATTTCACGGCTGCGCCACTACATGACGGCGCGCGGCTGGTggggtgaggaggaggagaagaccTGGAGGAAGCAGTCGCGCAAGCATGTCATGGAGGCCTTCGAGAGGGCCGAGAAGCGACACAAGCCGCGCCTGGACCTCCTGTTCTCTGACGTATACCAGGAGATGACCCCCAACATAGAGAAGCAGAAGGAGGCCATGTGGAACCACCTAAAGCATTACAAAGAGCAGTACCCTCTAGACCTCTACGATAAGTAA